The genomic segment GGGGCTAATGGGGAAGGAGcccacctcctctgctgctgctcctggttttCAGCGCCCTTTGGGATGAATTCCCCACATCCCAAAGGATGGAGGGGGCGTGGAATGCGGTGACAGCTACTCAGGGAAGTTTTTGCCTCGGGACCAGCCCGGTGTGGAAGCGGCTCTGGCACCTGAAGTGACCTGGATTTGTGCCACCTGCCTTTGCCTCCACCTGCCCACGGGGCTGGTGCCTCGGCCCTGCCCTGTGGGTCCAGGTGTCCCCGGGAGGCTGCGCATGGAGGGAGGTGCTAACATTGGGAAGTCCTTGCCAGGCTGCCGGTTTGGGGAGCTGTGGTCCCACGTGCAGGGCTCGGTTGCCATCGTTACCGGGTATTTTCGCTCACTGCGCTGGTGGTTTATTATAGCAGCTCGGGAGGCCGCTGCCAGGAGGGAGCGACACGGGGGAAGAGATCCGTGGCCTTGGGGAGTTCAGAGAAATTGGGatatgtgggggtttttgtcCTTCTTGTTATTCCAAGGAGGAAgagatctgtggccttgagaAGTTCAGAGAAATTGAGATGTGAGGGGgtctttttgtccttttttctgtctcaaGGGGGAGGAGATCCGTGGCCTTGAGAAGTTCAGAGAAATTGGAATGTGAGGGgtttttgtccattttttaatgcttcagtCCCCTCAgtgcttttcttcctggaaatCACATAAACCCTCAGATTCATGCTATTATCAGTTAATTCTGGCTGGTTTAGGCTCTGGCTTTGAGCAGGGAATGGGTgacacacctgggcacacctgggtgCTGCTCATCAGCTTTGCAGCACTCCCAGCACCAGCGTCTCTCTCAGGAGTGTTGGGGTCACACCTGCTCCTGGGAGCTCTCCCAATCCCCGTGGCTGCTGAGCCTCTGGGAAACCTGAGGAGTTTCTAATTGCTGCTCTTAGCTGGGAGCAAATATCCCCTGGGGAATGGGGTGGGAAGAGGGGCAGGTCAGCATcccccagcaggcagcagagcctggcagtgcccaagtCTGCACTCAGTCAGGCAGCTCTGGAAGTTTCTCTTGCAaatgctggagaaggagaaggagaaaaagaagaggaggaagagagagggaaaaaaaaaaaaaaaaagcctgatcTCACATGAGCAAGCATGAGCcggagagctgggagggaggagagtgCAATCCAACGCAGGCCATGTGTCTGACGTGGCACGGCAGCCACACTGCCACCAgaacataaaattttaaagggGGCTGGCGGGGACAGCGAGATGGGAagggctgggcagctgctgcagagcttccccaggctgccagggagtgtcagcatcctcctgctctgtgcccctctgGTGCTCTGGAGACGCCTCCCCGGCTGGTCCTGGCTGTGTTTGCTGAGCCCTCGTTCCACCCCCGCAGGTCCCAATTAATGGATTCTGACATGGATTATGAGAGGCCAAACGTAGAAACCATCAAGTGCGTCGTGGTCGGGGACAACGCGGTGGGCAAGACCCGGCTCATCTGTGCCCGCGCCTGCAACGCCACCTTGACCCAGTACCAGCTCCTGGCCACCCACGTGCCCACGGTGTGGGCCATCGACCAGTACCGCGTCTGCCAGGAGGTGAGGGCTGCCAGGGATGCTGCGGAGGCTCATGGACACCCCCGTGGGAATCCTGAGGAGGTGGAGCTGTGTCCTCCTCACGGGCAGGTTGTGTGTCCCCAAGGGTGGGGGCAGccctgttgctgttgttgttgtccCAAGGGGGAAGAGATGTGTGGCCTTGGGAAGTTCAGAGAAATTGGGATGTGgggcttttgttgttgtggtggtgaGGCTCGGGGACTGAGGAGCCAGATGCTTTTCTGTTCCCACAGGTGCTGGAGCGCTCCCGGGATGTGGTAGATGATGTCAGCGTGTCCTTGCGCCTCTGGGACACCTTTGGTGACCACCACAAGGACAGGCGCTTTGCCTACGGCAGGTGGGGACAGGCAGAACCTGGCACtaccccagggcagggagggagtcCCCAAAGTGGACCCTgaccccttttttttccctcgcAGGTCCGACGTGGTGGTTTTGTGCTTCTCCATTGCCAACCCCAACTCCCTGCACCATGTGAAGACCATGTGGTACCCGGAGATCAAACACTTCTGTCCCCGCGCCCCCGTCATCCTGGTGGGCTGCCAGCTTGACCTGCGCTACGCCGACCTAGAGGCCGTCAACAGGGCACGGCGACCCTTGGCCAGGTGGGAGCCTGGTGCCCTTGGAGATGTGTCTGCCCGCCCTCCTTATCTCCAGAGCTCTCTCCGTTAATTATCTCCCGTCTCTTTCAGGCCAATTAAACCTAACGAGATCCTTCCCCCGgagaagggcagggaggtggcCAAGGAGCTGGGGATCCCTTATTACGAGACGAGCGTGGTGGCCCAGTTCGGCGTCAAGGACGTCTTTGACAATGCCATCCGTGCCGCCCTCATCTCCCGCCGCCACCTGCAGTTCTGGAAGTCCCACCTGCGCAACGTGCAGCGGCCCCTGCTCCAAGCCCCCTTCCTGCCCCCCAAGCCCCCTCCTCCCATCATCATCGTCCCCGACCCCCCTTCCAACAATGAGGAACGTCCGGCCCACCTCCTGGAGGACCCCCTGTGCGCGGACGTCATCCTGGTGCTGCAAGAGAAGATCAAAATCTACGCACACAAGATCTAcctctccacctcctcctccaagTTCTACGACCTGTTCCTCATGGACCTGAGCGAGGAGGACCAGCAGAGCACCACGGGGCACGGCTTCGGGGTCACGGCCGTCACGGCGGCCGCCGAGCGGATGCTGCACCAGGAGGAGAGGCACCACGGGCGGGATTTCCTCCTGAGGGCCGCCAGCTTCGACATCTGCGAGAGCGCCGAGGAGGCCGGACCCGGCCAGCGCAAACCGTGCCTTAGAGCCTCCACCAGTGACGGGATCCTGCGGGGCGACCGCTACGAGAACGGCGAGCGCGGCGGGCTGCGGCGGGGCCGGAACCTCTCCTCCTGGAGCCGCGCCTTCGCCAGCATCCAGGAGGAGATGGCCGAGGACCCGCTGACCTACAAGTCCAAGCTGATGGTGGTGGTGAAGATGGACTCCTCCATCCAGCCGGGACCTTTCCGGGCCGTGCTGAAGTACCTGTACACGGGAGAGCTGGACGAGAAGGAGCGGGACCTCATGCACATCGCTCACATCGCCGAGCTGCTGGAGGTGTTCGACCTGCGCATGATGGTGGCCAACATCCTCAACAACGAGGCGTTCATGAACCAGGAGATCACCAAAGCCTTCCACGTCCGGAGGACCAACCGGGTGAAGGAATGCCTGGCTAAGGGGACTTTCTCAGGTAcggctccaggagcagcagccaccgGGTCGGGTGGGCGTTTGGAGCTCCTGGCTTTGCAGCTGCGCCTCCCCCCgggtttttggggggagatTTTTATCACCTTTTTATCACCTATTTTTTATcactttggggatttttgttgccttttttattacctattttttccccaagaaagtGAGTGTGAAGCCCTTCCCCAGGGtttcctgctccccagctggTCCAGCAGCTCTGTTTATTTATGGAAAAGCTACAGAGGCAACCTccttctctcccagcccagATTTTCACAGGGTCATCCTGATTTATGAGGAGGAAGTGCCATTAGTAGCATTTCCCCAGCTTTCCAGCGAGCACCACGAGCCACCAGCACGAGGTGACATCCCAGGGGGACATGAATGTCCCCAGCCTCCCTCCAGCTGGATTTATTTCATGGAGATTGATCCTAATATGGTCAGGCTGTCCCTGTCAGGGACAGATGTGAGGTGGCCCTTGCACACCcc from the Sylvia atricapilla isolate bSylAtr1 chromosome 28, bSylAtr1.pri, whole genome shotgun sequence genome contains:
- the RHOBTB2 gene encoding rho-related BTB domain-containing protein 2 isoform X2, whose product is MDSDMDYERPNVETIKCVVVGDNAVGKTRLICARACNATLTQYQLLATHVPTVWAIDQYRVCQEVLERSRDVVDDVSVSLRLWDTFGDHHKDRRFAYGRSDVVVLCFSIANPNSLHHVKTMWYPEIKHFCPRAPVILVGCQLDLRYADLEAVNRARRPLARPIKPNEILPPEKGREVAKELGIPYYETSVVAQFGVKDVFDNAIRAALISRRHLQFWKSHLRNVQRPLLQAPFLPPKPPPPIIIVPDPPSNNEERPAHLLEDPLCADVILVLQEKIKIYAHKIYLSTSSSKFYDLFLMDLSEEDQQSTTGHGFGVTAVTAAAERMLHQEERHHGRDFLLRAASFDICESAEEAGPGQRKPCLRASTSDGILRGDRYENGERGGLRRGRNLSSWSRAFASIQEEMAEDPLTYKSKLMVVVKMDSSIQPGPFRAVLKYLYTGELDEKERDLMHIAHIAELLEVFDLRMMVANILNNEAFMNQEITKAFHVRRTNRVKECLAKGTFSDVTFVLDDGAISAHKPLLISSCDWMAAMFGGPFVESSTNEVALPHTSKSCMRAVLEYLYTGQFSSSPDLDDMKLIILANRLCLPHLVALTEQYTVTGLMEAAQMMVDIDGDVLVFLELAQFHCAYQLADWCLHHICTNYNNVCRKFPRDMKAMSGENQEYFEKHRWPPVWYLKEEDHYQRAKKEREKEDYLHLKRQPKRRWLFWNASSSPSSSPSSSAATASSSSSSSSSSAVV
- the RHOBTB2 gene encoding rho-related BTB domain-containing protein 2 isoform X1, which encodes MESPGKGSPAGKMTAMARSLSQLMDSDMDYERPNVETIKCVVVGDNAVGKTRLICARACNATLTQYQLLATHVPTVWAIDQYRVCQEVLERSRDVVDDVSVSLRLWDTFGDHHKDRRFAYGRSDVVVLCFSIANPNSLHHVKTMWYPEIKHFCPRAPVILVGCQLDLRYADLEAVNRARRPLARPIKPNEILPPEKGREVAKELGIPYYETSVVAQFGVKDVFDNAIRAALISRRHLQFWKSHLRNVQRPLLQAPFLPPKPPPPIIIVPDPPSNNEERPAHLLEDPLCADVILVLQEKIKIYAHKIYLSTSSSKFYDLFLMDLSEEDQQSTTGHGFGVTAVTAAAERMLHQEERHHGRDFLLRAASFDICESAEEAGPGQRKPCLRASTSDGILRGDRYENGERGGLRRGRNLSSWSRAFASIQEEMAEDPLTYKSKLMVVVKMDSSIQPGPFRAVLKYLYTGELDEKERDLMHIAHIAELLEVFDLRMMVANILNNEAFMNQEITKAFHVRRTNRVKECLAKGTFSDVTFVLDDGAISAHKPLLISSCDWMAAMFGGPFVESSTNEVALPHTSKSCMRAVLEYLYTGQFSSSPDLDDMKLIILANRLCLPHLVALTEQYTVTGLMEAAQMMVDIDGDVLVFLELAQFHCAYQLADWCLHHICTNYNNVCRKFPRDMKAMSGENQEYFEKHRWPPVWYLKEEDHYQRAKKEREKEDYLHLKRQPKRRWLFWNASSSPSSSPSSSAATASSSSSSSSSSAVV